Part of the bacterium genome is shown below.
CACATCGACGACGACAAGCCGCTCGTCATGCTGGCGTTCAAGCTCGAGGACGGCCGCTACGGCCAGCTCACCTACATCCGCATGTACCAGGGAACGCTCAGGAAGGGCGACACCATCTACAACATGCGGACGGGCAAGAAGGTGAAGGTCGGGCGTCTGATCCGCATGCACTCGGACGAGATGCAGGACATCGAGGACACGAACGCGGGTGACATCGTCGCGCTCTTCGGCGTCGACTGCGCCTCGGGCGACACGTTCACGGACGGCAACATCAACGTCGCCATGACGTCGATGCACATTCCGGAGCCGGTCATCTCGCTCTCGATCAAGCCGGTCGACCAGAAGGCCGCGGACAACATGGGCAAGGCGCTCGGTCGCTTCGTTCGTGAGGATCCCACGTTCCGCACGGAGGTCGATCCGGAGTCGAACGAGACGGTCATCTCGGGCATGGGCGAGCTCCACCTCGAGGTCTACGTCGAACGCATGAAGCGCGAGTACAACTGTGAGGTCGAGACCGGTGCGCCCCAGGTGGCCTACCGCGAGACGATCACCAAGCCCACCGACTTCTCCTACACGCACAAGAAGCAGTCGGGTGGTTCGGGGCAGTACGGCAAGGTCGCGGGCATCGTGACCCCGATCGCGGACGACGACGAGGGAGACAAGGACTTCCAGTTCGTCAACTCGATCAAGGGCGGCGCGATTCCGACGGAGTACATCCCGGCGGTCGAGAAGGGCTTCCGCGCCTCGCTCGACAAGGGTCGCCTGATCGGCTTCCCGGTGATCGGCGTGAAGGTCGAGATCAACGACGGTCAGTCCCACTCGGTGGACTCGTCGGAAATGGCGTTCCAGGCCGCGGCCAAGGGCGCCTTCCGGGAGTTCTACGGCCGGGCGAAGCCGCAGATCCTCGAGCCGATCATGAAGCTCGCGGTCGAGGGGCCGTCCGAGTTCCAGGGCGCGATCCTCAAGACGATCATGCAGCGTCGTGGTCAGGTCAGCGGCTCGACCGAGGAGGACGGTTTCTCCACGGTCGAGGCGGAGGTGCCGCTCTCCGAGATGTTCGGGTATGCGACCGACCTTCGCTCGATGACCCAGGGCAAGGCGGAGTTCACCATGGAGTTCGAGAAGTACGCCGCGGTGCCCGCGGAGACGACCGCCGAGCTCAAGAAGAAGTACGAGTCCAAGATCGTCGACGAAGACGACGATTGATCTCGCTACGGACCCCGGTCCGAGAAAACGAAAGCCCCCGCGGCCCGAAGGTCGCGGGGGCTTTTTCGTGTCCACGCGTGTGACTCCGGCCGCGCCGGGAGGAGGGCGCGGCCGGATGCGGGCGGCGACGTGGACCGACGCGGCAGCGCCCGCTCTCGACTATCGTCGTGGGATGGAAGCGCCCCCTCGGATCTTCGACTGCGACAACCACTACTACGAGGCCCCCGACGCGTTCACGCGGCACGTTCCGGTCGAAATGCAGGCGCGCTGTGTCCAGTGGGCCGAGGTCGACGGGCGAAAGCGACACGTCGTGGGCGGCAGGCTCGACTTCTCGGTCGCGAACCCCCTCTTCGATCCGGTCGGGCCCGCGGGCTCCCTCCACGAGTACTACCGCGGCAACCCGGCCGGCGTACCGGCTCGGGACCAGATGCGTGGCAACCTCGAGCCCCAGCCCGCGTACTACCGCGACCCGCAGGCGCGCCTCGCGAAGATGGACGCCCAGGGCGTCGATTCGACCTGGCTCTTTCCGACCCTCGGCATCCTCTACGAGGAGCCGCTCAAGGAGGACGTGGACGCCGTCGCCACCCTCTTCGAGGGCTTCAACCGGTGGCTGCTCGAGGACTGGGGCTTCAACTACCGGGACCGAATCTTCTCCGCGCCCTACATCACGCTGGCCGACCCGGCCCGTGCGGAGCGGGAGCTCGAGTGGGCCCTCGGGCACGATGCCCGGATGTTCGTCATGCGACCCGCGGCGGTCTTCACCCGCGAAGGCCCGCGCCCGCCGGGAGATCCGATCTTCGACGGCTTCTGGGCTCGCGTGAACGAGTCCGGGATCACCGCCGTCATCCACACCGGCAACTCCGGTTACTCGACGAACGGCTACTCGAGCGACGGATTCGGCCGCGCCTCGATCGGCATGAGCCGTCGGCCTTCGGTCAAGAACCTCGTTCTCGCGCGGGCGGCGAGCGACTACCTCTTCTCGCTCGGATGCGATCTGCTCTTCGAGCGCTTCCCGAACGTGCGGCTCGCCTCGATCGAGAACGGATCGAGCTTCCTCGGCGACCTCTTCCACAACTTGGAGCAGGCGGCCGCCCGGAACCCCTGGCATTTCGCCGAGGATCCGGTCGCGCTCCTGCGGGACCGGGTGTGGATGAGCCCCTTCTGGGAGGACGACCTGATGGACGTCCTCGACCGGATGGGCCCGGACCACGTGATCTTCGGCTCGGACTGGCCCCACATGGAGGGCCTGCCGGAACCGCAGGACGTCCTGGAAGAGATCGAAGCGCTTCCAGGAGACGTCGCGGATCGATTCCTGTTCGGGAATACCGCCGCCCTCAACGAGTGGCGGCCCGTCTAGGGGCGCTCGCTACCGAAGCAGCTTCTTCAGCATCGCGGCGCGCGCCGGGTTGCTGTAGCTGACGCCACCCGAAGCCGACTCGCCGTCGGTCGAGGCACCGGTTCCGAGCAGTCGCGACGACACCAGCGTGTTGCGGGTTCGGACGAGCTCTCCGGAGCTCGCCGGCTCGTTGCGGGGCGCGGGCTCCCGGACCTTGACTGCGGGCTTCCGCGTCGACGGCGTCGCGGCCTTCTTCGCCGTGGCCTTTCTGGTCGACTTCTTCTTTCCCGCAGCCTTCCTCTTCGTCGCCTTCTTCTTGGCGGTCTTCTTCCGGGTCGACTTCTTGGCCGCCTTCTTCTTGGCGGCCTTCTTCCGCGTGGCCTTCCTGGCCGCCTTCTTCCTGGAGGCCTTCTTGCCCGCCTTCTTGGCGGCGCGCTTGGCGGTCTTCTTCTTCGCGGCCTTCTTCTTCGAAGCCTTCCTGGCCTTGGTCTTGGCCTTCTTCGCCTTGCGCGCGGCCTTCTTCTTCGTGGACTTCTTCGCCGTCTTCTTGCGTGCTGCCATGGGTCTTCTCTCCCCGCCGTTCAGAGCGGCGGAACGTAGCGGATCAGCGCTCGCTCGGAAGTGCTTTGAGGGTCCCGAGATACGCTCTCCACTCGCTTCGGATCGCGACGACGTCGGATCGGCGGACGCCGATCGTGGTGGCGATCTCGAAGATCTCGTTGTCCTCGACGGTCGTGATCGTGTCGTCCGCAGCCGCGACGGCGTAGAGGCATCGCAACAGGCGAAGCCGCTCCTCGGTTTCGGTCATGTCGCGGAAGGCACGGGCGACGAGGTGGTCGTCGGTCCCGCCGTGGGCGTCGGTCACGCGGATCGCCGCCCGGGCGAGCACGGCGGCGGTTTCGGGGGCGAGCCCGCCGAAGGTGACGAGGCGCTCGGCCATCGCCGCCTCCTCGCTCTCCTCGGTTCGCAGGTCGGCACTCGCGACGCGCGCCAGGAGATAGGCGAACGCGGCCGCGAGCCGCGCTTCGGCGGGCTCCATCGACTCGAGGCTCGCGCCGAGCTCGACGAGGCTCGCGGGTTCGGCCTCGCGGCCGGCCGAGCCGCCGCCGAGACCCAGGAATCGCATCAGGGACATCGTCTCCTCCCGGTCGAAGACGCGTGATCTCGCCTCGACCGCTCGGAATCTCTAGGCTTGCCGCGCGCCGGGCGCAACTGCTCGGTCGCTCCCACCCTGAACCTCGGACGAGGAACGAACCCGATGGCCCTGCCGACCGACGACACGATCCTGCTCCTCCACAACCCGAAGGGCTCGAAGAGCCGTGCGACCCTCGCGCTCCTCGAGGAGAAGGGCGCGACCTTCGAGACGCGACTCTATCTGGAGGATCCGCTCGCGGAGGATGAGCTGCGGGAGCTCGGCAGGCGCCTCGGGCGCGCCCCGGTCGAGTTCACCCGGACCAAGCAGGCGGAGTTCGCGGAGGCCGGTCTCACGAAGGATTCCTCCGGAGACGAGATCCTCGCCGCGATGGCGAAGGCGCCCATCCTGATGGAACGGCCCGTCGTCCTCCGCGGCGACCGCGCCGCGATCGGCCGCCCGCCCGAGGACGTGCTGGCGCTGCTCTGACGCGTCGTCTCGAACCCCGCCGAGCGCCCGCAGGCGGCGGAGCAGTCAGACTTCGGGGATCACTTCCGTCGCCAGTCGCTGGCACTGGTCGATCATCTCGTCGGCCGTCCGGGCCATCGGGATCGCGATGAACTTGGTCACACCGTTCTCGCAGAACTCACGGACGCGCGCGAGGACGGTCCCGGCCTCGCCGACGGCCTGCATCCGCTGGATGCGGTCGCGCATGGCGACGGCGACCGGATCCGTGGACTTCGTGGCGGCGGAGGGAAGCGGCGAGGGCGCGTCGCCTTCGCCCAGCCGGAAGAGGATCGTCGCGCCGTAGTGGTCGTCCGGGATCGGCCGCCCGATCCGGGCGCACTCGGCCTTGATGCCGGCGACGGTCTCGCCCGCCTCTTCGGGTGTCTGGAGCGGGGCGAGCCAGCCGGTGCCGTAGCGCGCGGTTCGCCGGATCGCGGGCTTCGAGGAGCCGCCGAGCCAGAGCGGCAGGGGCTGCTGCTTCGGTCGTGGATTGATCGTCGCGCCCTTGAGTGAGTAGTGCTCGCCCTCGAAGTCGACGTTCTCGCCGGTCCAGAGCCGCGTCATCACCTCGAGCGCCTCGTCCATCTTCTTGCCTCGCCCGGCAGGGCTCCGGCCGGTCGCCTCCCACTCCGGAGCGTCGCCCCGGCCGACGCCGACGGTCGGGAGGAAGCGGCCGTCGGACAGGATGTCGAGCGTCGCGCACTGACGGGCGAAGGTGACGGGATCCCGGAAGGGGAGGACGACGGCGTTCGTCCCGAATTTGAGGCGCCGCGTCGCACCGGCGATCACGGACAGGAGCGTCATCGGCTCGAAGGCGGGCTCGCGAGACACGACGCGATCCGATTGCCAGATGGAATCGATCGGCGAGTCCTCGCAGACGTCGAGCCAGCGGCGGAAGTCGTCGATGGTTTCGAAGGGGAAGCCGCCGAGCCCGAGCCCGACGCCGATTCGAACGGCCATGGATGAGTCACTCCTCGTCGGGCTTGCGGGCGCGGATCACGAAGCGGTCGGTCGCGCCGCGCAGGCCGGGGGCGAAGACGCCCCGGGTTCGGTCGTCTTCGGGGTGGCGAAGAACGTCGCTGGTTGCCTCGATCACGAAGCCCGCGCGCTCGAGAGCGGCGATCACGCGTGCTTCGTCGATCCGATGGAGCTTCGCGTTGAGCACCTCCCGGCCGGGGTCGCCGGCGTGGTCGATCACTCCGAGCAGGCCGCCAGGACGGAGTGTTTTCCGGAGCGTGCCGAGGACGGCGTGCGCGACGTCCTCTCCGCGACCGTCGATGATGTCGTGCAGATTGAGCGCGGTGATCGCCGCGTCGAGACTCCCCGGTTCGAGCCCGAGCGCGTCGAGCTCCGCATCGAGCCGGACGACGTTCGGAAGCCGCCCCTCGGCCAGGCGCGCGGTCATCGCCCGGTCGTTCATCCCCTCCCGCATCTGCAGCACGAACGCGATGTTCTGCGCGTAGACGCGCCCCTCCGGACCAACGGCTTCCGAGAGGACCTCGGTGTAGTACCCACCG
Proteins encoded:
- the fusA gene encoding elongation factor G encodes the protein MLGDIDKVRNIGISAHIDSGKTTLTERILFYTGKIHAIHEVRGKDEVGATMDSMELERERGITIASAATYCEWKGNQINIIDTPGHVDFTVEVERSLRVLDGAILILCGVSGVQSQSMTVDRQMKRYNVPRIAFINKLDRSGADPFKVTGQLRDKLGHNAVMCQLPIGLESDLEGVIDLITMKAYYFDGDNGEDIREEEIPANLADQAAEYRETMLDAVSMFSEELMEEMLEEDVKEDTIHAAVRAGVLSLDLTPVFLGSAYKNKGVQKLLDAVNAYLPNPTEVTNMAVDLDNDEAEVEVHIDDDKPLVMLAFKLEDGRYGQLTYIRMYQGTLRKGDTIYNMRTGKKVKVGRLIRMHSDEMQDIEDTNAGDIVALFGVDCASGDTFTDGNINVAMTSMHIPEPVISLSIKPVDQKAADNMGKALGRFVREDPTFRTEVDPESNETVISGMGELHLEVYVERMKREYNCEVETGAPQVAYRETITKPTDFSYTHKKQSGGSGQYGKVAGIVTPIADDDEGDKDFQFVNSIKGGAIPTEYIPAVEKGFRASLDKGRLIGFPVIGVKVEINDGQSHSVDSSEMAFQAAAKGAFREFYGRAKPQILEPIMKLAVEGPSEFQGAILKTIMQRRGQVSGSTEEDGFSTVEAEVPLSEMFGYATDLRSMTQGKAEFTMEFEKYAAVPAETTAELKKKYESKIVDEDDD
- a CDS encoding amidohydrolase, whose protein sequence is MEAPPRIFDCDNHYYEAPDAFTRHVPVEMQARCVQWAEVDGRKRHVVGGRLDFSVANPLFDPVGPAGSLHEYYRGNPAGVPARDQMRGNLEPQPAYYRDPQARLAKMDAQGVDSTWLFPTLGILYEEPLKEDVDAVATLFEGFNRWLLEDWGFNYRDRIFSAPYITLADPARAERELEWALGHDARMFVMRPAAVFTREGPRPPGDPIFDGFWARVNESGITAVIHTGNSGYSTNGYSSDGFGRASIGMSRRPSVKNLVLARAASDYLFSLGCDLLFERFPNVRLASIENGSSFLGDLFHNLEQAAARNPWHFAEDPVALLRDRVWMSPFWEDDLMDVLDRMGPDHVIFGSDWPHMEGLPEPQDVLEEIEALPGDVADRFLFGNTAALNEWRPV
- a CDS encoding TerB family tellurite resistance protein; translated protein: MSLMRFLGLGGGSAGREAEPASLVELGASLESMEPAEARLAAAFAYLLARVASADLRTEESEEAAMAERLVTFGGLAPETAAVLARAAIRVTDAHGGTDDHLVARAFRDMTETEERLRLLRCLYAVAAADDTITTVEDNEIFEIATTIGVRRSDVVAIRSEWRAYLGTLKALPSER
- a CDS encoding arsenate reductase (glutaredoxin), translating into MALPTDDTILLLHNPKGSKSRATLALLEEKGATFETRLYLEDPLAEDELRELGRRLGRAPVEFTRTKQAEFAEAGLTKDSSGDEILAAMAKAPILMERPVVLRGDRAAIGRPPEDVLALL
- a CDS encoding LLM class flavin-dependent oxidoreductase is translated as MAVRIGVGLGLGGFPFETIDDFRRWLDVCEDSPIDSIWQSDRVVSREPAFEPMTLLSVIAGATRRLKFGTNAVVLPFRDPVTFARQCATLDILSDGRFLPTVGVGRGDAPEWEATGRSPAGRGKKMDEALEVMTRLWTGENVDFEGEHYSLKGATINPRPKQQPLPLWLGGSSKPAIRRTARYGTGWLAPLQTPEEAGETVAGIKAECARIGRPIPDDHYGATILFRLGEGDAPSPLPSAATKSTDPVAVAMRDRIQRMQAVGEAGTVLARVREFCENGVTKFIAIPMARTADEMIDQCQRLATEVIPEV
- a CDS encoding SAM-dependent methyltransferase — translated: MPVERFRSPLAALLLLVLFGCGGAHPAANDGDTRATDLGIRLATGARSDADKARDAGRRPAAVLTFLGIEEGMRVMDVLASGGYYTEVLSEAVGPEGRVYAQNIAFVLQMREGMNDRAMTARLAEGRLPNVVRLDAELDALGLEPGSLDAAITALNLHDIIDGRGEDVAHAVLGTLRKTLRPGGLLGVIDHAGDPGREVLNAKLHRIDEARVIAALERAGFVIEATSDVLRHPEDDRTRGVFAPGLRGATDRFVIRARKPDEE